In Fibrobacter sp. UWB15, the following proteins share a genomic window:
- a CDS encoding type I restriction enzyme HsdR N-terminal domain-containing protein, which produces MHQTIFDPIRQKEVPATPEELVRQATIKFLIDEVKVPENLIAVEFALSTVEPKTDDRVDLLVQDFKASGDLKHPWLLVECKAPGEYTWEALQVQLNKYLQILTPKYVMLSLGDAVRYFALDAATKRFQKINKLPEFTSLQK; this is translated from the coding sequence ATGCATCAAACCATATTCGACCCCATTCGCCAAAAAGAAGTTCCCGCAACTCCGGAAGAACTGGTGCGTCAGGCGACTATCAAATTCCTGATAGACGAGGTCAAGGTGCCCGAGAACTTGATTGCGGTGGAGTTTGCGCTTTCGACGGTAGAGCCCAAGACTGATGACCGCGTGGATTTGTTGGTGCAAGATTTCAAGGCCTCCGGCGATTTAAAACACCCGTGGCTTTTAGTGGAATGCAAGGCTCCCGGCGAATATACTTGGGAGGCTTTGCAAGTGCAACTGAATAAGTACTTGCAAATTCTGACGCCCAAGTATGTAATGCTTTCTTTGGGTGATGCCGTGCGTTACTTTGCACTGGATGCCGCCACCAAACGCTTCCAGAAAATCAATAAACTTCCGGAATTTACTTCACTACAGAAATAA
- the xseA gene encoding exodeoxyribonuclease VII large subunit — translation MESENKSYTVTQYMKALKQKVESTPAVWVRGVITQINEKSRVVYLSIADFEEGNVSPLATVPLYCFAAKFAAIRAKVENYPQPFTLKEQLKVSFLIKADLYVPYGKLQAQILDIDPVYTLGELALTKSAILKRLALEGLLEKNKALTLADVPIRVGLITGEGTAAYKDFTTKLAESPFNFKVKTAYAKMQGADTEPTVLAALEELAKDSELDVVCIIRGGGSKTDLNFFDSEALCRAVANYPLPVFTGIGHEIDRSLLDEVAYQSCITPTDTAKRLTDRVADSWNKMLATAQGIALQTKEVIHHYKQDLSNTGNCLQQKVNALIQKEALKLSLYRSNMQKDLQFVFRGEQERIARDTEGLHQGSRKILDLEKSKFSLIELRVKNADPETTLSKGYTLTLDANGKFVRNKSQLKPGDTLTTKFKDGSVISVVK, via the coding sequence ATGGAAAGCGAAAACAAGTCCTACACCGTTACGCAATACATGAAAGCCCTGAAGCAGAAGGTTGAATCGACACCTGCTGTATGGGTGCGTGGCGTGATTACGCAGATTAACGAAAAATCCAGAGTCGTTTACCTGAGTATCGCGGACTTTGAAGAAGGGAACGTAAGCCCCTTGGCAACCGTACCGCTGTATTGTTTCGCGGCAAAATTCGCAGCCATTCGAGCCAAAGTCGAAAATTACCCGCAGCCATTTACCTTGAAAGAACAACTCAAGGTGAGCTTTTTAATCAAGGCCGACCTGTACGTGCCCTACGGAAAATTGCAGGCACAGATTCTGGATATCGACCCCGTTTACACGCTCGGAGAACTTGCTCTCACCAAAAGCGCCATTCTAAAGCGACTTGCGTTAGAAGGCCTGCTCGAAAAAAACAAGGCGCTTACGCTCGCCGACGTTCCCATTCGCGTGGGCCTCATTACCGGCGAAGGAACCGCGGCCTACAAGGATTTCACCACCAAGCTCGCTGAATCGCCTTTTAACTTCAAGGTGAAAACCGCTTACGCCAAAATGCAAGGCGCCGACACGGAGCCGACAGTTCTTGCCGCCCTTGAAGAACTCGCCAAGGATTCAGAGCTAGATGTAGTGTGCATTATTCGCGGTGGCGGAAGCAAGACGGACCTCAACTTTTTTGACAGCGAAGCCTTGTGCCGCGCCGTAGCCAATTATCCGCTACCGGTCTTTACCGGAATCGGGCATGAAATTGACCGCAGCCTTTTGGACGAAGTCGCTTACCAGTCCTGCATCACGCCAACCGATACCGCGAAGCGCTTGACAGACCGAGTTGCGGACAGTTGGAACAAGATGCTTGCAACAGCCCAAGGAATCGCGTTACAGACAAAAGAAGTCATCCACCATTACAAGCAAGACCTTTCGAATACAGGAAACTGCTTGCAGCAAAAAGTAAACGCCCTGATACAAAAAGAAGCCCTGAAACTTTCGCTCTACAGAAGCAACATGCAAAAGGACTTGCAATTCGTCTTTAGAGGCGAACAGGAACGCATCGCCCGCGACACCGAAGGTTTACACCAGGGTTCCCGAAAAATTCTGGACCTCGAAAAATCAAAGTTCAGCCTTATCGAACTCCGCGTGAAGAATGCTGATCCAGAAACCACGCTTTCAAAAGGCTACACACTCACACTCGATGCCAACGGAAAATTCGTGCGCAACAAAAGCCAACTTAAGCCAGGCGATACGCTGACCACAAAGTTTAAGGACGGCAGCGTTATTTCTGTAGTGAAGTAA
- a CDS encoding exodeoxyribonuclease III codes for MNIYSWNVNGLRSALKKGFADWFSATKPDILCLQEVRAEVDQIPEEIANPEGYFAYWNPCRRKKGYSGVGVYTQIEPDRVNYGFDIEEFDEEGRVLQLVFPDWVLNSIYFPNGGQGDDRLDYKLRFYDAFLENSMRWVADGKHVVTLGDYNTCHKEIDIARPKENEDVSGFLPIERAWMDKYVENGFVDSFRKLHPDERDRYSWWSNRFGARSRNVGWRIDYAFVDEGLVPNIVSAEIHSSVMGSDHCPISIELEPPFAPLPISHEV; via the coding sequence ATGAATATTTACAGCTGGAACGTGAACGGGTTGCGCTCTGCCCTTAAGAAGGGCTTTGCGGACTGGTTCTCTGCGACAAAGCCCGACATCCTGTGCTTGCAGGAAGTCCGTGCCGAAGTTGACCAGATTCCCGAAGAAATCGCAAATCCTGAGGGCTACTTTGCCTACTGGAATCCCTGCCGCCGCAAGAAAGGTTATAGCGGAGTAGGCGTTTATACTCAGATCGAACCCGATCGTGTCAACTACGGTTTTGATATTGAGGAATTCGACGAGGAAGGCCGCGTTCTCCAGCTTGTGTTCCCGGATTGGGTCCTGAATAGCATTTATTTCCCGAATGGTGGTCAAGGCGATGATCGTCTAGACTACAAGCTGCGTTTTTACGACGCCTTCCTTGAAAACAGCATGCGTTGGGTTGCCGACGGCAAGCACGTGGTGACCCTTGGCGACTACAATACTTGCCACAAGGAAATCGATATTGCTCGTCCTAAAGAAAACGAAGACGTGAGCGGCTTCTTGCCGATTGAACGCGCGTGGATGGACAAATACGTCGAAAACGGCTTTGTGGATTCTTTCCGCAAGTTGCACCCCGATGAACGTGACCGTTATTCCTGGTGGTCAAACCGTTTCGGTGCCCGTAGCCGCAATGTGGGCTGGCGCATCGACTACGCTTTTGTAGACGAAGGTCTTGTTCCCAATATCGTGAGTGCCGAAATCCACTCCAGTGTCATGGGTTCGGATCATTGCCCCATCAGTATCGAGCTGGAGCCGCCGTTTGCTCCACTTCCCATTAGTCACGAAGTTTAG
- a CDS encoding MBL fold metallo-hydrolase, whose protein sequence is MAESKYIHNALKQVHVNTSCTSVVGFSISGLATYIQLPELDFCIDMGECPLSATSLNHVFLTHAHGDHARCLMRHYSLRKMMGVERESTYYMPERICEGARNWIHAEAMFEGVPDTKFRYPEIVPVNSGDLLFLEHRKDLAFEAFEVRHSIYAMGGTLYHYKKKLKDEFLGKTPDEIIKLRESGTEITREVYDPLVSFMGDCMGESLLENQRVFQSKVLITECTFLAPEDYEMSHKKGHTHISQIADALNRMGDQVKCEKIILAHFSMKYSEKYIREMIAKEIPEKFLDRVVAFI, encoded by the coding sequence ATGGCAGAAAGTAAATACATTCATAACGCCCTAAAGCAAGTGCACGTGAATACCTCGTGTACGTCCGTTGTCGGGTTTTCGATTTCGGGGCTTGCGACCTATATCCAGCTCCCGGAACTGGATTTTTGTATTGATATGGGCGAATGCCCGCTTTCGGCGACCTCGTTGAATCACGTTTTCTTGACTCATGCCCACGGGGATCACGCCCGTTGCCTGATGCGTCATTACAGTTTGCGCAAGATGATGGGTGTTGAACGCGAAAGCACCTATTACATGCCCGAACGCATTTGCGAAGGAGCCCGTAACTGGATTCATGCCGAGGCCATGTTCGAAGGCGTGCCTGACACCAAGTTCCGTTACCCCGAAATTGTACCCGTCAATAGTGGCGACCTGCTGTTTTTGGAACACCGCAAGGACTTGGCATTTGAAGCGTTCGAAGTCAGGCATTCCATTTATGCCATGGGCGGAACCCTGTACCATTACAAGAAAAAACTCAAGGATGAATTCTTGGGAAAGACTCCCGACGAAATTATCAAGCTGCGCGAAAGCGGCACCGAAATTACGCGAGAAGTGTATGATCCGCTGGTGAGCTTTATGGGTGACTGCATGGGCGAAAGCCTGCTGGAAAACCAGCGCGTATTCCAGTCGAAGGTGCTGATTACGGAATGTACGTTCCTTGCCCCCGAAGACTACGAAATGAGCCACAAAAAGGGACACACGCACATTAGCCAAATTGCAGATGCGTTGAACCGCATGGGCGACCAGGTGAAATGCGAAAAGATTATCCTCGCGCATTTTTCGATGAAGTATTCCGAAAAATACATTCGCGAAATGATTGCAAAGGAAATCCCGGAGAAATTTTTAGATAGGGTGGTTGCGTTTATTTAG
- a CDS encoding pyridoxal phosphate-dependent aminotransferase gives MRRRLLSEGAKELSYEIREIVKKANQLKALGLPIHWENIGDPIEKKCQIPDWIKDIVVDLVKTNRSYGYCPSKGMLETREFLVKENNKLGGAQINVDDILFFNGLGDAIATIYGLLSMNTRIIGPAPAYSTHSSAEAAHAHTSPITYRLQPENHWYPDLEELENKVKYNPSIAGILILNPDNPTGMVYPLEILQKIVDIAKRYNLFIICDEIYNKITYNGAHAYALAEYIGDVPGIALKGISKEYPWPGARCGWAEYYNRDKDEQFDAFCRALDNAKMVEVCSTTLPQMTIPRVLGDKRFKEHRDALNEKIGRRSAIINEILSDIPELYFNPTYGAFYNTIIFREGTLNSHQTLKIDNPIIKKKVEEWCSKTNNLDYRFVYYLLGAKGICVVPSTSFCTDLKGFRVTLLEEDEEELREVFTTIHDAIVEYLHS, from the coding sequence ATGCGCAGAAGACTATTGAGCGAAGGTGCCAAGGAACTCTCTTACGAAATCCGTGAAATCGTAAAGAAGGCGAACCAGCTCAAGGCACTCGGCCTCCCCATCCACTGGGAAAACATTGGCGACCCCATCGAAAAGAAATGCCAGATACCCGACTGGATTAAGGATATCGTGGTCGACCTCGTCAAGACGAACCGCAGTTACGGCTACTGCCCCTCCAAAGGCATGCTCGAAACCCGCGAATTCCTGGTAAAAGAAAACAACAAGCTCGGCGGTGCACAGATTAACGTCGATGACATCTTGTTCTTCAACGGCCTCGGTGACGCCATCGCCACCATCTACGGCCTGCTCTCGATGAACACACGCATCATCGGACCTGCACCGGCTTACTCCACCCACAGTTCCGCCGAAGCGGCTCATGCACACACCTCCCCGATTACCTATAGGCTCCAGCCCGAAAACCACTGGTATCCGGATTTGGAAGAACTCGAAAACAAGGTAAAGTACAACCCGAGTATCGCGGGTATCCTCATTTTGAACCCGGACAATCCGACGGGTATGGTCTACCCGCTCGAGATCCTCCAGAAAATCGTGGATATCGCCAAGCGTTACAACCTGTTTATCATTTGCGACGAAATCTACAACAAGATTACCTACAATGGCGCCCACGCTTATGCACTCGCCGAATACATCGGTGACGTTCCGGGTATCGCACTCAAGGGTATTTCCAAGGAATACCCGTGGCCGGGCGCTCGTTGCGGCTGGGCTGAATATTACAACCGCGACAAGGACGAGCAGTTCGACGCCTTCTGCCGTGCTTTGGACAACGCGAAGATGGTAGAAGTCTGCTCGACAACGCTTCCACAGATGACCATTCCGCGCGTCCTTGGCGACAAGCGCTTCAAGGAACACCGCGACGCCTTGAACGAAAAGATTGGCCGCCGTAGCGCCATCATCAATGAAATCCTTTCCGACATTCCGGAACTGTATTTCAACCCGACCTACGGTGCATTCTACAACACCATCATCTTCCGCGAAGGAACGCTAAACAGCCACCAGACCTTGAAGATTGACAATCCGATTATCAAGAAGAAAGTGGAAGAATGGTGCAGCAAGACCAACAACCTTGACTACCGATTCGTTTACTACCTGCTGGGCGCAAAGGGGATTTGTGTTGTGCCTAGCACCAGTTTCTGCACGGATTTGAAGGGGTTCCGTGTGACGCTTCTGGAAGAAGACGAAGAGGAACTGCGCGAAGTATTCACCACGATTCATGACGCGATTGTGGAATACCTGCACAGTTAG
- a CDS encoding tRNA (guanosine(46)-N(7))-methyltransferase TrmB yields MSDIENIEEVEKEVVIPEFYRDLKEDPESKGLWHYVFRTHGDRKPIATPDGLPHKLDFNWKDMFPNMGDRVEVEIGSGKGGFLSEYAPKHPDTVIMGSEWDYTWAKFAQRKMDKAGALANATMLRGDVFFFLRDCVKDNTVDAFHMYFPDPWPKERHHKNRLLRPDFLVEVARVLKPGKRIFYWGTDHQEYNEVALEVFDNFKGCKILERNTAEPTEGIMTGFEKKYRKEGRPIYRSVVEFEK; encoded by the coding sequence ATGAGCGATATCGAAAACATTGAAGAAGTTGAAAAAGAAGTCGTAATTCCTGAATTTTACCGCGACTTGAAAGAAGATCCGGAATCGAAGGGACTGTGGCATTACGTGTTCCGCACGCACGGCGACCGCAAGCCGATTGCAACGCCTGACGGACTCCCCCACAAGCTGGATTTTAACTGGAAAGACATGTTCCCGAACATGGGTGACCGTGTAGAAGTCGAAATCGGAAGCGGCAAGGGCGGATTCCTTTCGGAATATGCGCCCAAGCACCCCGATACCGTCATTATGGGTAGCGAATGGGATTACACCTGGGCCAAGTTCGCCCAGCGCAAGATGGACAAGGCCGGCGCTCTGGCCAACGCCACCATGCTCCGCGGCGATGTATTTTTCTTTTTGCGAGACTGCGTGAAGGACAATACGGTAGATGCATTCCACATGTATTTCCCGGACCCGTGGCCAAAAGAACGCCACCACAAGAACCGCCTTTTGCGCCCAGACTTTCTGGTTGAAGTCGCCCGCGTGTTAAAGCCTGGCAAGCGCATTTTCTACTGGGGAACCGACCACCAGGAATACAACGAAGTCGCGCTTGAAGTTTTCGACAACTTCAAGGGTTGCAAAATTCTGGAACGAAATACCGCAGAACCTACCGAAGGGATTATGACCGGCTTCGAAAAGAAGTACCGCAAGGAAGGTCGCCCCATCTACCGTAGCGTAGTGGAATTCGAAAAATGA
- a CDS encoding type II toxin-antitoxin system Phd/YefM family antitoxin — MSKVVSAMEVRQNFGSMLNQVSIKDEEIVIERAGKPLARLVSVNAPTAGLLDFRDISKLPNQIWED, encoded by the coding sequence ATGTCTAAAGTTGTTTCTGCCATGGAAGTCCGCCAGAATTTTGGCTCGATGTTGAACCAAGTCTCTATCAAAGACGAAGAAATCGTCATCGAAAGAGCAGGCAAGCCCTTAGCACGCCTCGTGAGCGTAAACGCTCCGACGGCAGGGCTCTTGGATTTCCGTGATATCAGTAAACTTCCCAACCAGATTTGGGAAGACTAG
- a CDS encoding spermidine/putrescine ABC transporter substrate-binding protein, giving the protein MNKLVSYFTVASVLLATGIFCGCEKKSQQQPVTVTVLTYSEYIAPEMITDFQMKTGYKLQLEEYEAQEEMIGKLQTAMEKQYDVIIASDVVIPQLIHLGLIAPLDLGKVPNKVNVADQFKNSVYDPGNNFTLPYLWGTTGILYRDTTLDENSVSYKMFVDANQIKGKFSLLDESRSMLSMALQAKGLSANSIKIEDINKAVDWIHGCKQDSHFAGFEGSVSAKDKILANELWAAIVFNGEAMDAISEDPTLRYAIPTEGSFMWVDAMTLSSHAQTPMGLTPS; this is encoded by the coding sequence ATGAATAAATTGGTTTCTTATTTCACAGTTGCATCGGTTCTCCTTGCGACAGGGATTTTTTGTGGTTGCGAAAAAAAATCGCAGCAACAACCAGTGACAGTCACCGTCCTCACATACAGCGAATACATTGCTCCTGAAATGATTACCGATTTTCAAATGAAAACCGGCTACAAGTTGCAGTTGGAAGAATACGAAGCCCAAGAAGAAATGATTGGCAAACTGCAAACGGCAATGGAAAAACAGTACGACGTGATTATCGCCTCGGATGTCGTGATTCCGCAACTGATTCACTTGGGACTGATTGCGCCCCTGGACTTGGGCAAGGTTCCGAACAAAGTAAACGTCGCCGACCAGTTCAAGAATTCCGTTTATGACCCGGGCAACAACTTCACCCTTCCCTACCTGTGGGGAACCACCGGCATTCTTTACCGCGACACAACCCTTGACGAGAACAGCGTCAGCTACAAGATGTTTGTTGACGCCAATCAAATCAAAGGGAAATTCAGCTTGCTAGACGAATCCCGGTCCATGCTTTCTATGGCATTGCAAGCTAAGGGATTAAGTGCCAACAGCATCAAGATTGAAGACATCAACAAAGCAGTTGACTGGATCCACGGATGCAAGCAGGATTCTCATTTTGCAGGATTTGAAGGTTCCGTAAGCGCAAAAGACAAGATTCTGGCAAACGAACTTTGGGCTGCTATCGTATTTAACGGCGAAGCCATGGACGCCATTTCGGAAGACCCGACGCTTCGCTACGCTATCCCCACGGAAGGAAGCTTTATGTGGGTGGATGCAATGACTTTGAGTAGCCACGCCCAAACTCCGATGGGGCTCACGCCTTCATGA